The Humulus lupulus chromosome 4, drHumLupu1.1, whole genome shotgun sequence genome has a window encoding:
- the LOC133832069 gene encoding uncharacterized protein LOC133832069 gives MVLDALADGVILSKSYNEAYEILESIASNNYQWSNARASTSRKVAGVLEVDALTALTAQVSSMTNFLKNMSLGGMVQPATMGQVSNVSCVYCGDGHTFESCPSNPASICYVGNQNANRNNPYSNSYNPGWRQHPNFSWGVKELVQEKHQCKTSQHIRQGFLNNHQECNNLLLLKNDAVIQSQAASLRNLEIKMGQLANELRNRPQGTLPNDTKNPRRDGKEQCKVVTLRNGKNLELNGEKDKRKNEPTSIQIGEEKSEKSASSAVEFTQNATASVQQSAVEKCLSEPPPPFPQRFQKQQQDGQFRRFLDVLKQLHINIPLVETLEQMPNYVKFLKDILTKKRRLGEFGTVALTEGCTAILKNKIPPKLKDPGSFTIPISIGGREVEGKIEDVLVQVDKFIFPADFIILDYEEDKDVFNPIRSPNEVEACLAISASNFKLIEKMHGKYSNGVKKKVPFEEIEKGGEPWISKEKKPSHSPKLPKKRKKKKKHSINPQSQMLEVGNRVFF, from the exons ATGGTGTTGGATGCTTTAGCTGATGGGGttattctctctaagtcctacaatgaagcctatgagattttggaaAGTATTgctagcaacaattatcaatggtccaatgctagagcctcaacaagtcgaAAAGTAGCAGGTGTACTTGAAGTGGATGCATTGACCGCTTTGACTGCTCAAGTTTCATCAATGACTAACtttctcaagaacatgagtttggggggaatggtacaaccaGCTACTATGGGACAAGTTTCCAATGTGTCTTGTGTCTATTGTGGAGATGGACACACTTTTGAGAGTTGTCCTTCAAATCCCGCCTCGATTTGCtatgtggggaatcaaaatgccaaccgTAACAACCCATATTCAAACTCTTATAATCCGGGGTGGAGGCAACATCCAAATTTCTCATggggggtcaaggagctagttcaagagaagcaccaatgcaaaacaagccaACATATCCGCCAAGGTTTTCTCAACAACCACCAAGAGTGCAAcaacctcctcctcctcaa GAATGATGCTGTGATTCAGAGCCAAGCAGCCTCCTTGAGAAACCTTGAGATTAAAATGGGGCAATTGGCTAATGAATTGAGGAATAGGCCGCAAGGCACCTTGCCTAATGACACCAAAAATCCAAGGAGGGATGGCAAAGAGCAGTGCAAAGTGGTGACTTTGAGGAATGGGAAAAATCTGGAGTTAAATGGGGAGAAAGATAAGCGAAAAaatgagcccacttcaatccaaattGGTGAAGAGAAGAGTGAAAAGTCAGCAAGTTCAGCTGTTGAATTTACCCAGAATGCTACAGCATCCGTTCAGCAATCTGCAGTAGAAAAGTGTTTGAGCgagccacctccaccatttcctcaaaGATTCCAAAAACAGCAACAAGATGGCCAATTTCGAAGGTTCTTAGACGTTTTGAAGCAACTCCATATCAACATACCACTAGTGGAGACCTTGGAGCAAATGCCTAATTATGTGAAGTTCTTGAAGGATATTTTGACAAAGAAGAGGAGGCTTGGTGAATTTGGAACGGTTGCTTTGACTGAAGGTTGTACTGCTattttgaagaataaaattcctccAAAGTTGAAGGATCCAGGCAGTTTCACAATTCCAATTTCTATTGGGGGACGAGAAGTTg AGGGAAAGATTGAAGACGTCCTAGTACAAGTTGACAAGTTCATTTTTCCGGCAGATTTCATTATTCTTGACTATGAGGAAGATAAAGAT GTTTTTAATCCTATACGCTCTCCTAATGAAGTTGAAGCTTGTTTGGCCATAAGTGCTTCTAACTTCAAGTTGATTGAAAAGATGCATGGAAAGTATAGCAATGGAGTCAAGAAAAAGGTCCCTTTTGAAGAAATTGAGAAAGGTGGGGAGCCATggataagtaaggaaaaaaaaccATCTCATTCTCCAAAGCTAccgaagaaaaggaagaagaaaaagaaacatagTATAAATCCTCAATCACAAATGTTGGAAGTTGGGAATAGAGTGTTTTTCTAA